A genomic region of Nymphaea colorata isolate Beijing-Zhang1983 chromosome 2, ASM883128v2, whole genome shotgun sequence contains the following coding sequences:
- the LOC116248330 gene encoding GEM-like protein 5 — protein sequence MAAQQAEPSVGGDEQLLHGDQRWGTQVMGAPAEPSAHPQNQQAAHWAPTAGEDLQEQQQQQRAPYPYVVQAPVQKPNSAMDTALHKFNKWSKKAEALASNIWLNLRTAPSMSEAAWGKVSLTTKALTEGGFESLYKQTFQSEAAEKLKKTFACYLSTSTGPVAGTLYLSNVKIAFCSDRPLTFTAPSGQEAWSYYKVVIPLEKVEQINPVRSNKEAGGERYIQVTAMDGHDFWFMGFVSYDKALTHLLDTRSEFAAAAAAAASQQTPSS from the exons ATGGCTGCACAGCAGGCGGAACCCAGCGTTGGGGGAGACGAGCAGCTGCTGCATGGTGATCAGAGGTGGGGAACTCAGGTGATGGGTGCGCCGGCCGAACCCTCGGCGCACCCACAGAACCAGCAGGCCGCACACTGGGCGCCCACGGCCGGCGAGGACCTCCAggagcagcaacagcagcagcggGCGCCGTACCCCTATGTGGTGCAGGCGCCGGTGCAGAAGCCCAACAGCGCCATGGACACCGCCCTTCATAAGTTCAACAAATGGAGCAAGAAGGCCGAGGCTCTCGCTTCCAATATTTGGCTCAACC TGAGGACGGCCCCGTCCATGTCGGAGGCAGCTTGGGGCAAGGTGAGCCTGACGACGAAGGCATTAACCGAGGGAGGATTTGAGTCGCTGTATAAGCAGACCTTCCAGTCAGAAGCGGCCGAGAAACTGAAGAAGACGTTCGCGTGTTACCTGTCGACGTCGACCGGTCCGGTCGCCGGAACTCTCTATCTCTCCAACGTGAAGATCGCCTTCTGTAGCGATCGCCCCCTCACCTTCACTGCTCCTTCCGGCCAGGAAGCGTGGAGCTACTACAAG GTGGTGATTCCATTGGAGAAGGTGGAGCAGATCAATCCAGTGAGGTCGAACAAGGAAGCTGGAGGGGAGAGGTATATTCAGGTGACCGCCATGGACGGCCATGATTTCTGGTTCATGGGCTTCGTCAGCTATGACAAGGCCCTCACCCATCTCCTCGACACCCGCTCTGagtttgctgctgctgctgccgccgccgcctcGCAGCAGACGCCGTCATCTTGA